A part of Solibacillus sp. FSL H8-0538 genomic DNA contains:
- a CDS encoding GntR family transcriptional regulator, with translation MFIQLSNASEKPIYEQITAQLKQAILSGKLLPGDALPSIRALAKDLKISVMTTKRAYADLERDGFIETVAGKGSFVAERNQDFLREELLRQLEAHLLKAVQTAKTANMSKQELLELFMLLTEEEIE, from the coding sequence ATGTTTATTCAATTAAGCAATGCAAGCGAAAAACCAATTTATGAGCAAATTACCGCACAGTTAAAACAAGCAATCCTTAGCGGAAAGCTCCTTCCTGGTGATGCACTTCCGTCGATCCGTGCGCTTGCGAAAGATTTAAAGATAAGCGTTATGACAACGAAGCGTGCGTATGCCGATTTAGAACGTGATGGATTTATTGAAACGGTTGCAGGAAAAGGAAGCTTTGTTGCGGAGCGTAATCAGGATTTTCTGCGCGAGGAGCTATTACGGCAATTAGAAGCACACTTACTTAAAGCTGTGCAGACAGCGAAAACAGCGAATATGTCTAAGCAGGAGCTACTCGAATTATTTATGTTATTAACGGAGGAGGAAATTGAATGA
- a CDS encoding YlmC/YmxH family sporulation protein, translating to MLLSELAEKELIEVEKGMRYGFLAETECIFNPKTGKIIGFELQPQAMKMPFQKKKSASVAYIPWEEILLIGEDRILFNKTTTTLPHPEV from the coding sequence ATGCTGTTATCAGAGCTTGCTGAAAAAGAGTTGATTGAAGTCGAAAAAGGGATGCGTTACGGGTTTTTAGCAGAAACGGAATGTATATTTAACCCGAAGACTGGTAAAATTATTGGATTTGAATTGCAACCCCAGGCGATGAAGATGCCGTTTCAAAAAAAGAAATCAGCTTCTGTGGCGTATATTCCATGGGAGGAGATTTTACTAATTGGTGAAGACCGAATTTTATTCAATAAAACGACAACGACTTTACCGCATCCAGAAGTATGA
- a CDS encoding NAD(P)-dependent oxidoreductase, protein MTNERWFVIGTDERMKLLAKKLSHPARTVYYKCTDKWDAVVNAAALEFHPQRIVLPIQPLHLEVKELFGIQQAHFFTGKLTEQWQQQLNNQPLYFYLQNEAFIWRNAVLTAEAMLAHLYKEGMALQGKKIMITGFGRVAKMLAYLFSQLKAKIIIAVRSETQRAEALAYGYTAITLSPKIRCNADVLINTIPAPWLTRDYTKLLSMPIYDLASAPGCLQELKLSQYELLPALPGKYFAKDAAQLLYETILDLLEGEESCSKEEG, encoded by the coding sequence ATGACAAATGAGCGCTGGTTTGTCATTGGTACCGATGAGCGTATGAAGCTCCTCGCAAAAAAATTAAGTCATCCAGCGCGTACCGTATATTATAAATGCACAGATAAATGGGATGCAGTAGTGAATGCAGCAGCGCTTGAATTTCACCCGCAGCGAATCGTGCTACCGATTCAACCATTACATCTAGAGGTGAAAGAGCTATTTGGGATTCAACAGGCGCATTTTTTTACGGGGAAATTAACAGAACAATGGCAACAACAATTAAATAATCAACCATTGTATTTTTATTTGCAAAATGAAGCGTTTATTTGGCGAAATGCCGTACTAACAGCTGAGGCGATGCTTGCCCATTTATATAAAGAGGGCATGGCGCTACAAGGAAAAAAAATTATGATTACAGGATTTGGTCGGGTTGCAAAAATGCTTGCATACCTATTTAGTCAGCTGAAGGCAAAAATTATCATTGCTGTACGTTCCGAAACGCAGCGCGCAGAAGCACTTGCATATGGCTACACAGCAATTACACTATCGCCGAAAATACGGTGTAATGCGGATGTATTGATTAATACAATACCAGCACCGTGGCTAACAAGGGATTATACAAAGCTCCTGTCAATGCCTATTTATGATTTAGCTTCTGCCCCGGGATGTTTACAAGAGCTAAAACTTTCGCAATATGAACTATTACCCGCATTGCCGGGGAAATATTTTGCAAAGGATGCGGCACAGTTACTATATGAAACGATTTTGGATCTACTAGAGGGGGAAGAATCGTGCTCGAAGGAAGAAGGATAG
- a CDS encoding dipicolinate synthase subunit B, whose protein sequence is MLEGRRIGLGITASHCTYEDVVPKIRDLRNAGATVVPIITPSVLHAATRFGTGAEWIEKIEALAGEKVIATIMEAEPFGPKNPLDCMVIAPMTGNSISKFANAATDSAVLMAAKATLRNGSPVVLGISTNDALGLNGMNIMKLLNAKNVYFIPFGQDDPQKKPTSLISDFSKMLETVHCAIVHKKQFQPIFIQYFK, encoded by the coding sequence GTGCTCGAAGGAAGAAGGATAGGATTAGGAATTACAGCGTCACACTGCACATATGAGGACGTTGTACCAAAAATTAGGGATTTACGCAATGCTGGTGCGACCGTAGTGCCGATTATTACACCATCTGTTTTACATGCTGCAACACGCTTTGGAACGGGAGCAGAATGGATAGAAAAAATAGAGGCGCTTGCAGGAGAAAAGGTGATTGCAACCATTATGGAGGCAGAGCCGTTCGGGCCAAAAAATCCGCTTGATTGTATGGTCATTGCACCGATGACGGGGAACTCTATAAGTAAATTTGCCAATGCAGCAACCGATAGTGCCGTACTTATGGCAGCAAAGGCAACTTTACGTAACGGATCGCCAGTTGTTCTTGGCATTTCTACTAATGATGCACTAGGCTTAAATGGTATGAATATTATGAAGCTCCTCAATGCAAAAAATGTATATTTTATTCCTTTTGGTCAAGACGACCCTCAAAAAAAGCCCACTTCACTTATATCAGATTTCAGTAAAATGCTTGAAACTGTGCATTGTGCGATTGTTCATAAAAAACAATTCCAACCAATATTTATACAGTATTTTAAATAA
- a CDS encoding aspartate-semialdehyde dehydrogenase — MTKQLIVAVVGATGAVGSKMMEHLIKRKFPIQHIKFLASARSAGKLIEFNGQTYTIEEATPQSFEGVNVAFFSAGGSVSAALAPEAAKRGAVVIDNTSHFRMDSNVPLVVPEVNRGDLAKHNGIIANPNCSTIQMVAALQPVREKFGLKKVVVSTYQAVSGSGVAAIEELREQSAQWEAGKNVEANVLPCKADEKHYPIARNVIPQIDKFTDNGFTYEEMKMINETKKILHMPELHVAATCVRVPVVSGHSESVYIEVEKDASLQEIFDVLKDAPGIVLQDDIKTQTYPMPIYAEGEDPTYVGRIRQDLDNKKGFHMWIVADNLLKGAALNSIQIAEAMLEDNLL; from the coding sequence ATGACAAAACAATTGATAGTTGCTGTCGTTGGGGCGACAGGAGCAGTAGGATCAAAAATGATGGAGCATTTAATTAAACGCAAATTTCCAATTCAACATATAAAGTTTTTAGCTTCAGCACGTTCTGCAGGCAAGCTAATTGAATTCAATGGTCAAACATACACGATTGAAGAAGCTACACCTCAAAGCTTTGAAGGCGTAAACGTAGCATTTTTCTCAGCAGGTGGCTCTGTTTCAGCAGCACTTGCACCGGAAGCAGCTAAACGTGGAGCAGTTGTGATCGATAACACTAGTCATTTCCGTATGGATTCGAATGTTCCTTTAGTTGTACCGGAAGTAAACCGTGGCGACCTTGCAAAGCATAACGGTATTATCGCGAACCCGAACTGCTCAACGATTCAAATGGTAGCAGCTTTACAACCGGTTCGTGAAAAATTTGGTCTAAAAAAGGTGGTTGTATCGACTTATCAAGCGGTATCAGGATCAGGAGTAGCAGCTATTGAAGAACTACGCGAACAAAGCGCACAGTGGGAAGCTGGTAAAAATGTAGAAGCGAATGTATTACCATGTAAAGCAGATGAAAAGCATTATCCAATCGCACGTAATGTCATTCCACAAATCGACAAATTTACGGACAATGGTTTTACATACGAAGAAATGAAAATGATTAATGAAACGAAAAAAATACTGCATATGCCAGAGCTTCACGTAGCAGCAACATGTGTACGTGTACCAGTTGTATCAGGCCACTCAGAATCTGTTTATATTGAAGTAGAAAAAGACGCAAGCCTACAAGAGATTTTTGATGTACTAAAGGATGCACCGGGCATTGTCCTGCAAGATGATATTAAAACACAAACTTACCCGATGCCAATTTATGCTGAAGGGGAAGACCCAACTTATGTAGGTCGTATCCGCCAAGATTTAGACAATAAAAAAGGATTCCATATGTGGATCGTTGCTGACAACTTATTAAAAGGTGCGGCACTGAACTCAATTCAAATTGCAGAAGCGATGTTAGAGGATAACTTACTTTAA
- the dapA gene encoding 4-hydroxy-tetrahydrodipicolinate synthase encodes MNLGNIGTAMITPFTKEGGVNYPELERIIDFLINNGSDSIIACGTTSENPTLSTEERIEVVRFTVEKVAGRVPVIAGTGDNETAYSIEMTHHAEANGADGIMLVAPYYNKPNQRGIYAHYDTIAKETKLPIMVYNVPGRTGINVTAETSISLSNIPNITCIKEASGNLDQMSDIIEGVDEDFLVYSGDDGLTLPLLAIGGAGIISVASHVVGNDMQDMVRAFREGRHEDAAKIHRALIPLVRALFAHPNPSPVKYAMTKLGFDTIDVRLPMVEMTDAEKAEFDQIWDTYQEKAKHFRSVEAN; translated from the coding sequence ATGAATTTGGGGAATATTGGTACAGCTATGATTACGCCGTTTACGAAAGAGGGCGGTGTGAATTACCCGGAACTTGAACGAATTATAGATTTTTTAATAAATAATGGTTCAGACTCAATTATTGCGTGTGGAACAACTTCTGAAAACCCAACATTATCGACAGAGGAACGTATTGAGGTCGTTCGATTTACGGTAGAGAAGGTAGCAGGGCGCGTACCTGTTATTGCCGGTACAGGTGATAATGAAACCGCGTACTCCATCGAAATGACGCACCATGCAGAGGCAAATGGAGCAGATGGCATTATGCTAGTAGCTCCGTATTACAATAAGCCAAATCAACGTGGGATTTATGCCCACTATGATACGATTGCGAAAGAAACAAAGCTTCCAATTATGGTTTATAATGTACCAGGGCGTACCGGGATTAATGTGACAGCAGAAACGTCGATTTCACTTAGCAATATTCCGAATATTACTTGCATTAAAGAAGCAAGCGGCAACTTAGATCAGATGAGTGATATTATTGAAGGTGTAGACGAAGATTTCCTTGTTTACAGCGGAGATGACGGCTTAACATTACCATTATTAGCAATTGGCGGCGCAGGTATTATTTCAGTGGCATCGCATGTTGTGGGGAATGATATGCAAGACATGGTTCGTGCGTTCCGTGAAGGGCGTCACGAAGATGCAGCAAAAATTCACCGTGCATTGATACCACTTGTGCGGGCGTTATTTGCACATCCAAATCCATCACCTGTTAAATACGCTATGACAAAGTTAGGCTTTGATACAATAGATGTTCGTTTACCAATGGTTGAGATGACAGACGCTGAAAAAGCTGAATTCGATCAAATTTGGGATACGTATCAAGAAAAAGCGAAGCACTTTCGTTCAGTAGAAGCGAACTAA